One genomic window of Bradyrhizobium sp. CCGE-LA001 includes the following:
- a CDS encoding non-ribosomal peptide synthetase codes for MADMAKPSLRDLDAQQMRKLVALARDRGRNADRSEASAIPVLARDGTLEMSFAQQRLWLLTQLDGANSSYHIRGALRFSGELDVEALRRSIDRVFARHEALRSVFRVVDEQPRVTLLPPDERVPLLDHDLRGRDDREQEQTRLCREEAVTPFDLAAGPLIRGRLIRTAEHDYFFLLTQHHIVSDGWSIGVLMRELGALYLAFAAGKDDPLPPLAIQYPDYAAWQRQWLSGERSQRQVDYWREALADTPAVLELPTDRRRPPVRSLAGASLPVEIDAELTSGIRRLSQSHGASVFMTVLAAWAAVLSRLSGQTDVVIGTPTANRNRPEIEGLIGFFINMLAVRVDLSAEPSVTELLRRVRVATLAAQDHHDLPFEQVVEIVRPLRGLEQTPIFQVVFAWQSNESAALELPGLKVEVADVPLQQVKFDLELNLGEMDGRIVGSLNYATSLFDEATIARYRDYLLTALRAMVADADQVVDRIDIVGAEERRRVLETWNETAVPFPSETCIHELFAEQVRRAPDAVALAHEEVRLSYGELDARADRLARRLIALGVVPDQPVAICLPRGIAMVVSLLAVLKAGGAYLPLDPAYPAERLRQIIEDAKPRLLIADDTGRAIVRDGACELVDPDADVGQATSDSIDRVNGLTSRSLAYIIYTSGSTGRPKGAMVEHRGLVNLALAQRALFEVNSSSRVVQFASFSFDASIWEIVMALCSGAALFLTGPREHQDASALLDFLADNAITHATLPPAMLHGRTDLGRLASLRVLVLAGELPRAELVMGLPPAVAVFNGYGPTEATVCATSWLRPPGFDGDAAPIGRPLPNVRIHLLDRFGAPVPLGAVGEIYIGGAGVARGYLNRADLTAERFVRDPFCGDADARMYRTGDLGRYLPDGNIVFLGRNDHQVKIRGFRIELGEIEFRLNEHADVADSVVLAQRDHAGDARLVAYVAAGGSVRRDSGEFAGALRDHLRACLPDYMVPSAFVRLDALPLTPNGKVDRKALPVPEDDAFARRRFEPPRGEAEQIVANVWAELLGVDRIGRSDHFFELGGHSLLAVRMLERLQRHGLRTDARTLFAKPVLADFAASLDGGPQVDVPANRITRQTAAITPDLLPLITLTQSDIDSIVAGVPGGFANIQDIYGLSPLQDGILFHHLLSQEGDPYLLVGQMAFASRGLLDRYIDAVRQVVDRHDILRTSIVWNGLSTPAQVVWRQAPLVVSEIVLDGEGPADEQLARRFDPRFHRIDLGRAPLLRFAIAADAKGGRWLLLVLLHHLIGDHSTLEVMHDEVGKILSGRSYDLPPSYPFRNLVARARGSTATADHERFFRGMLADINEPTTPFGLDQVHGDGGGVVEARRMLPEGLNARLRAQARRLGVSLASLCHLAWGQVVARTSGRARVVFGTVLFGRMQAGAGGDRTMGLFINTLPLRLDLDDTAVEDSVRDAHGRLTELMAHEHASLALAQRCSGVAAPAPLFSAILNYRHNAIPADLATGREHSGIEWLGGAERTNYPLMLAVEDYGQALGLTAQIVRPFSADHICALMQQALDRLVEMLEHGPRAPVRQLDILPREERQLLLEAWNLTQANFPRESFVAQFEAQVRKSPEAIALVFGEVELSYAALSVRANRLARRLRDHGVGTDVVVGLALDRGVEMLVALLAVLKAGGAYLPLDPDYPPERLTHMLRDSGAALVLTQERLHDQFAGVLAETGAEAWLLDEPDAESGDAGNLDVVVHGESLAYVIYTSGSTGLPKGVMVRHDAVTNFLATMAEQPGMTASDRVLGLTSLSFDIAVLELWLPLTIGACVVLADRAAAHDPAKLKAIVQRHGVSLIQATPSTWRMLLDLDGPSLPSTCRVLCGGEALPPDLARRLVVQAGEVWNLYGPTETTVWSAHHRLDAIDDRPLLGGPIGNTTLYVLDGDLNLAPVGVAGELYIGGAGLARGYWRRGGLTAERFIPDPFGPPGARLYRTGDVARWRSDGVLDYVGRADYQVKIRGFRIELGEIEARLQAQDGVRAAVVVAREAGAGRQLVGYVSGEALDGAALKAALSSALPDYMVPARIMVLERLPLTPNGKIDRKALPAPDQLAASVEHIAPRTPTEAALAAIWADLLRQPDIGVTDNFFELGGDSLIAVQLVSRIKRDLGHDLPLNRLFEMTTVETMAAALRFESETKRSGDIAAMLDMLKEVELSDE; via the coding sequence ATGGCTGACATGGCAAAGCCGAGCTTGCGAGATCTTGATGCCCAGCAGATGAGAAAGCTCGTCGCGCTGGCCAGGGATCGCGGCCGGAATGCCGACAGGAGTGAGGCTAGCGCCATTCCGGTGCTGGCGCGGGACGGAACATTGGAGATGTCCTTTGCGCAGCAGCGACTCTGGCTGCTGACGCAGCTCGATGGCGCCAACTCCAGCTATCACATACGTGGCGCATTGCGATTTTCGGGCGAGCTCGATGTCGAAGCGTTGCGTCGGAGCATCGACCGTGTGTTCGCGCGTCACGAAGCGCTGCGCAGCGTGTTTCGCGTGGTGGACGAACAGCCGCGCGTAACGCTGTTGCCCCCCGATGAACGCGTCCCGCTGCTCGACCATGATCTGCGCGGCCGGGATGATCGCGAGCAGGAGCAAACGAGGCTCTGTCGCGAGGAGGCCGTGACGCCGTTCGATCTTGCCGCAGGACCGTTGATCCGCGGCCGCCTGATCCGAACGGCGGAGCATGACTATTTCTTCCTGCTCACTCAGCATCACATCGTGTCCGACGGCTGGTCGATCGGCGTGCTCATGCGCGAGCTCGGTGCTCTCTATCTGGCCTTTGCCGCCGGCAAGGATGATCCGCTGCCGCCATTGGCAATCCAGTATCCGGACTATGCCGCTTGGCAGCGACAATGGCTGTCTGGCGAGCGATCGCAGCGGCAGGTCGACTATTGGCGAGAGGCGCTGGCGGACACCCCCGCCGTGCTCGAATTGCCGACGGACCGGCGGCGGCCGCCGGTCAGGTCGCTCGCCGGCGCGTCCTTGCCCGTAGAGATCGATGCGGAGCTCACATCCGGCATCCGGCGACTGAGCCAGTCGCATGGTGCCAGCGTTTTCATGACAGTGCTGGCGGCTTGGGCGGCGGTGCTATCGAGGCTCTCCGGGCAGACGGATGTCGTGATCGGGACGCCGACGGCGAACCGAAACAGGCCGGAGATCGAGGGCCTGATCGGATTCTTCATTAACATGCTGGCTGTCCGCGTCGATCTCTCGGCGGAGCCCAGCGTCACCGAGCTGCTCCGCCGCGTCCGCGTGGCGACACTCGCAGCGCAGGATCATCATGATCTGCCATTCGAGCAGGTCGTCGAAATCGTTCGACCGCTGCGGGGTCTGGAGCAGACGCCGATCTTCCAAGTGGTGTTTGCCTGGCAAAGCAATGAGTCGGCGGCCCTCGAGCTGCCCGGCCTCAAGGTCGAGGTCGCCGATGTTCCGCTGCAACAGGTCAAGTTCGATCTGGAGCTTAACCTCGGCGAGATGGACGGGCGTATCGTCGGCTCCCTGAATTATGCGACGTCGCTATTCGACGAGGCGACGATCGCGCGCTACCGGGACTATCTGTTGACCGCGTTGCGGGCCATGGTTGCCGATGCGGACCAGGTGGTCGATCGGATCGATATCGTCGGTGCCGAGGAGCGCAGGCGCGTTCTCGAAACATGGAACGAGACGGCGGTACCGTTTCCTTCCGAAACCTGCATTCACGAATTATTTGCGGAGCAGGTGAGAAGGGCGCCGGATGCCGTCGCGCTTGCTCACGAGGAAGTGCGTCTGAGCTATGGCGAACTCGATGCCAGAGCGGACAGGCTTGCGCGGCGTTTGATCGCCTTGGGTGTCGTGCCGGACCAGCCCGTTGCGATCTGTCTGCCGCGCGGCATCGCGATGGTCGTGAGCCTTTTGGCCGTGCTGAAAGCGGGCGGTGCTTATCTGCCGCTCGATCCCGCCTATCCGGCGGAGCGGCTGCGTCAGATTATTGAGGACGCCAAGCCGCGGCTGCTGATCGCCGACGACACGGGACGCGCAATAGTTCGCGATGGAGCCTGCGAGCTCGTCGATCCCGACGCGGACGTAGGGCAAGCGACGTCGGATTCGATCGACCGCGTCAACGGACTGACCTCGCGAAGCCTCGCTTACATCATCTACACGTCGGGCTCGACCGGCCGGCCGAAGGGGGCGATGGTCGAGCACCGTGGCCTGGTGAATCTGGCGCTGGCGCAGCGGGCCCTGTTCGAGGTCAATTCGAGCAGCCGTGTGGTGCAGTTTGCCTCGTTCAGCTTCGATGCCAGCATCTGGGAAATCGTCATGGCGCTGTGCTCGGGCGCCGCGCTGTTTCTGACCGGCCCGCGCGAGCATCAGGATGCATCGGCATTGCTCGACTTCCTCGCGGACAACGCGATCACGCATGCGACCTTGCCGCCGGCGATGCTGCACGGGCGGACTGATCTCGGTCGGCTTGCCTCGCTGCGGGTCCTGGTTCTTGCCGGCGAATTGCCCAGGGCCGAGCTGGTCATGGGATTGCCTCCCGCCGTCGCCGTCTTCAACGGCTACGGTCCGACGGAGGCAACCGTCTGCGCCACGAGCTGGTTGCGGCCCCCGGGCTTTGATGGCGACGCTGCTCCGATCGGTCGACCGCTGCCGAATGTGCGGATTCATCTTCTGGACCGGTTCGGTGCGCCCGTTCCGCTCGGCGCGGTGGGTGAAATCTACATCGGCGGGGCCGGAGTCGCGCGCGGCTATCTCAATCGCGCCGATCTGACGGCAGAGCGCTTCGTGCGCGATCCCTTCTGCGGCGATGCGGACGCCCGCATGTATCGCACCGGCGATCTCGGCCGCTATCTGCCGGATGGCAATATCGTGTTTCTCGGCCGCAATGATCACCAGGTCAAGATCCGCGGTTTCCGCATCGAGCTCGGCGAGATCGAGTTTCGGCTCAACGAGCACGCCGACGTGGCCGATTCTGTTGTGCTGGCGCAGCGCGATCATGCCGGCGATGCTCGGCTGGTCGCCTATGTGGCCGCTGGGGGCAGCGTAAGGCGCGATAGCGGAGAATTTGCGGGCGCGCTGCGCGATCATTTGCGTGCATGCCTGCCGGACTACATGGTGCCGTCAGCCTTCGTGCGCCTCGATGCACTCCCGCTCACGCCGAATGGAAAGGTCGACCGCAAGGCTCTACCGGTGCCGGAAGACGATGCATTTGCGCGGCGCCGTTTCGAACCGCCGCGAGGCGAGGCGGAGCAGATCGTCGCGAATGTCTGGGCGGAGCTCCTCGGCGTCGATCGGATCGGCCGCAGCGACCACTTCTTCGAGCTCGGCGGCCATTCCCTGCTCGCCGTCCGGATGCTAGAGCGGTTGCAGCGGCATGGATTGAGAACAGACGCACGCACCCTGTTCGCCAAGCCGGTGCTGGCGGACTTTGCCGCCAGCCTCGATGGTGGCCCACAAGTCGACGTTCCGGCCAACCGAATTACCCGGCAGACGGCAGCGATCACACCGGACTTGTTGCCGCTGATCACGTTGACGCAATCCGACATCGACAGCATCGTAGCCGGCGTACCCGGCGGCTTCGCCAACATCCAGGATATCTACGGCCTGTCACCGCTTCAGGATGGTATCCTGTTTCACCATCTGCTGTCGCAGGAGGGCGATCCGTATCTATTGGTAGGCCAGATGGCATTTGCCAGCCGCGGCCTGCTCGATCGCTATATCGATGCGGTGCGGCAGGTGGTCGACCGCCACGACATTCTGCGAACGTCCATTGTGTGGAACGGCCTGTCCACACCGGCACAAGTGGTTTGGCGGCAGGCGCCGTTGGTTGTCAGCGAGATCGTGCTGGACGGCGAAGGCCCGGCGGATGAGCAGTTGGCGCGACGATTCGATCCGCGTTTCCATCGGATCGATCTCGGCCGGGCGCCGCTGCTGCGATTCGCAATCGCTGCCGATGCCAAGGGAGGGCGCTGGCTGCTCCTGGTCCTGTTGCATCACTTGATCGGCGACCACTCCACGCTGGAGGTGATGCACGACGAGGTTGGGAAGATTTTGTCCGGACGAAGTTACGACTTGCCGCCGTCATATCCGTTCCGGAATCTGGTGGCGCGGGCGCGCGGATCGACTGCCACCGCCGATCACGAGCGCTTCTTCCGCGGCATGCTCGCCGACATCAATGAGCCGACCACGCCGTTTGGGCTGGATCAGGTGCACGGTGACGGCGGTGGCGTCGTGGAAGCCCGGCGGATGCTGCCGGAAGGCTTGAACGCAAGGCTTCGTGCGCAGGCGAGACGACTGGGCGTCAGCCTCGCCAGCCTTTGCCATCTCGCTTGGGGGCAGGTGGTGGCGCGAACCAGCGGCCGCGCGCGCGTCGTGTTCGGGACCGTTCTGTTCGGTCGCATGCAGGCCGGCGCCGGCGGCGATCGCACCATGGGCCTGTTCATCAACACTTTGCCGCTGCGGCTCGATCTCGATGACACCGCGGTCGAAGACAGTGTTCGTGATGCGCACGGTCGGCTGACCGAACTGATGGCGCACGAGCACGCCTCGCTGGCGCTTGCGCAGCGATGCAGCGGCGTCGCTGCACCCGCGCCGCTGTTCAGCGCGATCCTGAACTATCGACACAATGCGATTCCGGCTGATTTGGCGACCGGCAGGGAGCACTCCGGAATCGAATGGCTCGGCGGTGCGGAGCGCACCAATTATCCGCTGATGCTGGCCGTCGAGGATTATGGTCAGGCGCTTGGCCTGACCGCTCAGATCGTCCGTCCATTCTCGGCCGATCACATCTGCGCCTTGATGCAGCAGGCGCTCGATCGATTAGTCGAGATGCTGGAGCATGGGCCGCGCGCGCCGGTCCGGCAGCTCGACATTCTGCCGCGCGAGGAGCGCCAGCTTTTGCTGGAGGCGTGGAATCTGACGCAGGCGAATTTTCCGAGAGAGTCGTTCGTCGCGCAGTTCGAGGCGCAGGTCCGGAAGTCACCCGAAGCGATCGCGCTGGTGTTCGGCGAGGTTGAGCTGAGTTATGCCGCGCTGAGCGTGCGGGCCAACCGGCTGGCGCGGCGATTGCGCGATCACGGCGTCGGGACCGATGTCGTGGTCGGGCTGGCGCTCGACCGCGGCGTTGAGATGCTGGTGGCGCTGCTGGCTGTGCTGAAGGCCGGCGGGGCCTACCTGCCGCTCGATCCGGATTACCCGCCGGAGCGGCTGACGCACATGCTGCGCGACAGCGGCGCGGCGCTGGTGCTGACGCAAGAGAGATTGCACGATCAGTTCGCAGGTGTGCTGGCGGAGACTGGAGCAGAGGCCTGGCTGCTCGACGAACCGGACGCCGAAAGCGGCGATGCCGGCAATCTCGATGTCGTCGTTCACGGCGAGAGCCTCGCCTATGTGATCTACACCTCGGGCTCCACAGGTCTGCCCAAGGGCGTGATGGTCCGCCACGACGCCGTGACCAATTTCCTGGCGACCATGGCGGAGCAGCCCGGCATGACAGCGAGCGACCGCGTGCTCGGGCTGACCTCGCTGTCCTTCGACATCGCGGTGCTGGAGCTATGGCTGCCGCTGACGATCGGCGCCTGCGTGGTGCTGGCCGATCGTGCGGCCGCGCATGATCCTGCCAAGCTCAAGGCCATCGTGCAGCGGCACGGCGTGTCGCTGATCCAGGCGACGCCATCGACGTGGCGGATGCTGCTAGATCTTGACGGCCCGTCGCTGCCATCTACCTGCCGGGTGCTGTGCGGCGGCGAGGCGCTGCCGCCGGATCTGGCGCGACGGCTGGTGGTGCAAGCCGGCGAAGTCTGGAACCTGTACGGCCCGACCGAGACCACGGTGTGGTCGGCGCACCATCGGCTCGATGCGATCGACGATCGTCCGCTGCTCGGCGGCCCGATCGGCAACACCACGCTCTATGTCCTCGACGGTGACCTCAACCTCGCGCCGGTCGGTGTCGCCGGTGAGCTCTATATCGGGGGCGCGGGGCTGGCACGCGGCTATTGGCGGCGCGGCGGCCTGACGGCGGAGCGCTTCATCCCTGATCCCTTCGGCCCACCGGGCGCGCGGCTGTATCGCACCGGCGACGTGGCGCGGTGGCGGTCCGACGGCGTGCTCGACTATGTCGGCCGCGCCGACTACCAGGTGAAGATCCGCGGCTTCCGCATCGAGCTCGGCGAGATTGAGGCGCGGCTGCAAGCACAGGATGGCGTCCGCGCGGCGGTGGTGGTGGCGCGCGAGGCCGGGGCCGGCCGCCAACTGGTCGGCTATGTCAGCGGCGAGGCCTTGGATGGGGCCGCGCTCAAGGCGGCACTGTCCTCGGCGCTGCCCGACTACATGGTCCCGGCGCGGATCATGGTGCTGGAGCGCCTGCCGCTGACGCCGAACGGCAAGATCGACCGCAAGGCACTGCCGGCGCCGGATCAGCTCGCAGCCTCCGTCGAGCACATCGCGCCGCGCACGCCAACAGAGGCGGCGCTGGCTGCGATCTGGGCCGATCTGCTGCGCCAGCCGGACATCGGCGTCACCGACAATTTCTTCGAACTCGGCGGTGATTCTCTGATCGCCGTCCAGCTCGTCAGCCGCATCAAGCGCGATCTCGGCCACGACCTGCCGCTCAACCGTCTGTTTGAAATGACGACCGTTGAGACCATGGCGGCTGCGTTGCGCTTCGAGAGTGAGACCAAGCGCAGCGGCGACATCGCCGCAATGCTCGACATGTTGAAGGAAGTCGAACTGTCCGATGAGTGA